The segment TTTGTGGGCTACGCTGATagctccattggtaaagaatccacctgcaacgcaggagaccccagtttgattcctgggttgggaagatctgctggagaagggataggctaacccctctagtattcttgggcttcccttgtggctcaactgataaagaatcagcctgcaatgctggagacttggttcagtccctgggttgggaagacccccagaagaagggaaaggctacccactccagtattctagcctggagaatcccatggactgtatagtccacagggtcacaaagagttggacacaactgagtgactttcagctcacttctcttatttcttatctaatttttaatagcgttttattttgaaatagtttgagacttacagaaaagttacaaaaGAACACCTCACTCAGCTTCCCCTGATGTTAACATCTTACACAGCCACTGTGTAATTATCAAAACTAGGAAATGAACGCAGCTCTGATACTAACCCATGAACCTTACTCAAATTCTGCCAGTTGTCCtattaatgtcctttttctggcCCAGGATCCCACATGGCATTTAGCTGTCGTGTCTCCTTACTCTCGTCCAATCTGGGACCTCCTCAGTCTTCCCCtctcttttatgatttttaactCTTGCAGAGGTCCTGATCAAGTATTTTGTAGAATATCTTTCAATTTgggttttatgttttctttgttaACTAATCTTAACAGTTAACTAATATTAACTAATCTTAATATTAACTAAAATTAGCTTAATTAAGTTAACTAAAATTAACTTAATATTGATTAAAATTAACAGACCATCTTCAGAGCCAGAACTGGAACTAGAGCCAAGTTTTTCCCATATAGAAATATAGGTCGAAGTTATGTTATTTTGGGCAGGAAGGCTCCAGAAATGAGGTACCCTCCTCAGCACATTATATTAAGGGGTACATGGTGTCAGTATTGTTATTATTGGTGACGTTAATGGTGATTATTTGGTTCAAACGAtgtctgccaagcttctctgctgtaaaacttctatttttacttttgtaattAATATGTATCTCATAGGGAGATACTTAGAGACTGTGCAGATTTCCTGTTTCTCACCATACTTTCACCCACTAATTTTAGCAGCCATCAGTGAATCTTGCCTGAAACAGTTATCGCTATGATGTTTGCCAGCTGGTGATGTTCTGTTTCCATTATTGtttctacatttattaattgGCATTCTACTGTAAGATCTGTGTCTTCTCCCCTATTTATTCAATTATCTATTCATATCAATATTGACTCATGGGTATTTATCTTATTCTATGGGTTATATAATCCATTACTATTGCTTTTTAACTTTGTTACTCAAATTGTCCCAGATTCAGCCATTGGGAGCTCCTTCAGTTTGGATCCTGTGTCTTTTGGATATGTTCCCATCATTTTTTTGAGAACTTCCTTACATTCTGGTACTATAAGATATTCTAAGCTCATCTTGTAATTTTCCTTGCCCGGCCCTGGAAGCAGTTATTTCTCCAGGAGCCCTGGCTCCTTTTAGTGAAGAGTGCTGTTTAGAAATCAGAATCCGAGTGCTGACTGGGCTCATTGCTGCTGGGGTGTCATTGCGCGCAGCCGCCCTCCCCCCTGGCCAGAGCCAGGAGTCCCGTGTGTATGGAAACATGCTACGTCCCAGCTGTTCTTCCTGCTGGAGTTGCCACCTGTCAGTCAGTCATGACTCTCTCTTCAGTTCTCTGGCCCAGATCTGAGCTGAGGttctcagggggggtctcaccaaCCCCCCAGTGAGACACCTTGCCTTCCCTGCCTTTGCATTATCTTCTTAAACTCTTCTTGTCCTTGCCTTTACTTCCTCAGTCCTTTTCCTCTCCCCATCCCAACGATGAGTTGTCTGTCTGTCCTCTTAGCCTCTTTCTGACTCCTGGTTTCTCCTCTTACCGCCTAGAGAGATGTCAGAACTCCAGCTGCAGTCATGTTACACTGGATACATAGGTTGTCTCTCTCGAGAAGCCTTGGTAGTaaaatctctccctctctctctctctttctctctctctctctctctctctctctatatatatatatccttaccACAGTGGTGGTAAGGATAGTGGCAGGGCTATGGGACACTAGTCAGAAATTGTCAAGAACCAGCAAGTTAATATAGTTCAACCTAATAGCAAAGTAGTCCTTAGCTGGTGAGGCTGGGTGGGGGATTTCTGGATGGGGACACATATATTTGGAAAAGTATATGCaacattattattttacatatacagatacagatataaaatactaatttcagaaaaagaagttgaacttccctggcaatccagaaGTTACAATTCCACACTTCTACTGCAGAAGGCACAGGTTAGATAGAGCTGCATGctgcatgacatggccaaaaagtaaaaaaaaaaaaaaaaaaaaattaaagaaggtaGAAGTTGATGAAACTGTTGTCTTGGGGAGCAGATATTATAGAAGAGTCTTGTGCGTGAGAGATTCTTGGCGGAAGGGGTGCTGCACTTTACGGATCCATTTGAGGCATGAAAGAGGTTTTCTTTATTATTAGTGGGTACATGGCTTTGAAAAGCCTGAgaaacactgatgctgaagcagattTCTCGGCTGCAGGGTTTCTGGGCTCTTAGAGGCCCTGCCCTGACGATGAACAGGGCTGACTGAAGACGAATTTGGAAGCCAGCTAAGCAGGTGCCCTGTTCTCACCCATGGCTAGTGTCACGTGTCACCCATCCTGTTTCCATGAGGACTGAACAGTTCCATTCTTTGGCTGTCTGAATGGTCCTAGGCCTCAGAGCAGGTATGATACCCTTCCCAGTAGCGGGGGAAAATGGGAGCAAATGCCCACAGcccagccaggcctctctgtagGCAAGAGTATGTGGGACAGGAAGTTTAACCCTTTGGAGATGTTGCCTCTGCATACAGAACCCTTGTCAGTGGTGAGACTCCGACACAGTTCTCTTACTGGACCAGTGAGGGGACAAGTTTCTACCCATCTTTTCATAAAAATCAGCAGGTGTGCTTTCCAAATAGGAAATCCCTGTGCATGTGTCCCAGATGGGGCATAACGGGGGTCCTGGTGTGCAGCCTGGGACCCGCAGTCACAGGCCTGCCATCCCATTTGTGCCCATGGTGAGGTGAAGTCCTTCCCTGGCAGTACCAGGGAGGTTGGGCCCCTAATGTGGATTTTCCTTGAGGCTTCTCACAACACAGCAGTTAGCTTTCTTTGCAGCAGTGTTTCGTTACAAACAGCTCCAGAATTTCAGTGACGTATGATAAGCATCTGTTCAGCTCAGATGTCTCTGTTGCCTGGGCTTGGGTGGGTTTGCACGGTGGTTCTGACAGTCTTCGCTCACTTACACATCTAGGGGTCAGCCGAGCCACACCCGGCATGGCTGCAACAGCTGTGCTCCCCACATAGCTCTCTCTTCCAGGAGCAGCAAGTTCGGCTGATCACATTCTTCTCACAGTAACATCCTAGGTATACAGAAGGCAAAGACAGTCACACAAGCACCTTTCAAGACCCTGAATATGTTGTCTGTTGACAcctcattggccaaagcaagttatGTGGCCAAGCCCAAAGGCCAGGCATGGGGATCTGTACTCCCCCATGGAGGCAGCAGGGGAGGGAAGTGGTTGAACATCTTAGAAGGGTCTAGCCTACCAGGCAGATTCctgtatccacctgcaatgcaggagaccctagttcaattcctgagtttagaagattccctggagaagggatgggcactccagtattcttgggttccctggtggctcagacagtaatgaatccacctgcaatgcgggagacctgggttccatccctggggtgggaagatcacctggaggagcatggcaacccactccagtattcttgcctacagaatccccatggacaaaggagcctagcaggctgtagttgatggggtcacaaagagtcagacatgactgagtgactaagcacatttgGCCTACCAGATCTTGAAGTGTGCAAAACGGTGCAAGCATCCAGTGCCTCAGCAGAGGCCAGCACAGCGCCTGGCACTGGGCGGGTGCTTGGGGTGACTGGAGACACACCATGTAGacaccttttccttttccttctctcctcccgcAGGCCTCTGCCGGTCCTCCGGGAGCCCGCAGGGATGGGTAAAGCCGGCCAGGCTCAAGCTGCTTCCCTGGGGCCGTCGTCTCTCTAGGGCCCCAGGCGGCGCTAGGATGCACCTGTCCGCCGTGCTCAACGCCCTGCTGGTGTCCGTGCTGGCGGCCGTGCTGTGGAAACACGTGCGGCTGCGTGAGCATGCggcctccctggaggaggagctggcgGTCGTCCGCCGGGCCACcgaccccgcccccgccctgcgGATCGACTACCCGAAGGCGCTGCAGATCCTGACCGAGGGCGGCACGCACATGGTGTGCACAGGCCGCACGCACACCGACCGCCTCTGCCGCTTCAAGTGGCTCTGCTACTCCAGCGAGGCGGAGGAGTTCATCTTCTTCCACGGCAATGCCTCTGTGATGCTGCCCAGCCTGGGCTCGCGGCGCTTCCAGCCGGCCCTGCTCGACCTGTCCACCGTGGAGGACCACAACACCCAGTACTTCAATTTCGTGGAGCTGCCGGCCGCCGCCCTGCGCTTCATGCCCAAGCCCGTGTTTGTGCCCGACGTGGCCCTCATTGCCAACCGCTTCAACCCTGACAACCTCATGCACGTCTTCCACGACGACCTGCTGCCTCTCTTCTACACCCTTCGGCAGTTCCCTGGCCTGGCCCGCGAGGCCCGGCTCTTCTTCAtggagggctggggagagggtgcCCACTTCGACCTCTACAAGCTGCTCAGCCCCAAGCAGCCCCTCCTGCGGGCGCAGCTGAAGGCCTTGGGCCGGCTGCTCTGCTTCTCCCATGCTTTCGTGGGCCTCTCCAAGGTCACCACCTGGTACCAGTACGGCTTCGTCCAGCCCCAGGGCCCGAAGGCCAACATCCTGGTCTCTGGCAATGAGATCCGACAGTTCGCGCATTTCCTGATGGAAAAGCTGAACGTGAGCCAGGCCGGGGGCCCCCTGGGCGAGGAGTACATCCTGGTGTTCAGCCGCACCCAGAACAGACTCATCCTGAAtgaggcagagctgctgctggcCCTGGCCCAGGAGTTCCAGATGAAGACCGTGACGGTGTCCCTGGAAGACCACGCCTTTGCAGACGTGGTGCGGCTGGTCAGCAACGCCTCCATGCTGGTCAGCATGCATGGGGCCCAGCTGGTCACGGCCCTGTTCCTGCCCCGCGGGGCGGCCGTGGTGGAGCTCTTCCCCTATGCTGTCAACCCTGACCACTACACCCCTTATAAGACTCTGGCCACGCTGCCCGGCATGGATCTCCAGTACATAGCCTGGCAGAACACGATGCCAGAGAACACGGTCACGCATCCCGAACGGCCCTGGGACCAGGGGGGCATCGCCCACCTAGACCGGGCCGAGCAGGCCCGGATCCTGCAAAGCCGGGAGGTCCCCCGGCACCTCTGTTGCCGGAACCCCGAGTGGCTCTTCCGAATCTACCAGGACACCAAGGTGGACATCCCATCGCTCATCCAAACTATAAGGCGTGTGGTTAAGGGCCATCCGGGGCCGAGGAAGCAGAAGTGGACGGTCAGCCTGTATCCCGGCAAGGTGCGGGAGGCGCGGTGCCAGGCGTCGGTGCAGGGTGCCTCCGAGGCTCGCCTCTCTGTCTCCTGGCAGATCCCATGGAACCTCAAGTACCTGAAGGTGAGGGAGGTGAAGTACGAGGTGTGGCTCCAGGAGCAGGGGGAGAACACCTACGTGCCTTACATGCTGGCCCTGCAGAACCACACCTTCACGGAGAACATCAAGCCCTTCACTACCTATCTGGTGTGGATCCGCTGCATCTTCAACAAGACGCTGCTGGGACCCTTTGCAGACGTGCTGGTGTGCAGCACGTAGCGAGCGGCCTGGCCAGGcctcctggggtgggggctcCTCTGCCTCGGAGACTCTGGGCCCACCAGCCCCCCAGGGTGGCTTCtgggaattatttatttattgaccagACCTGTCTCTGGGTCATCTCACTGCATCTGAGGTGTGGAGTTCTCAGAGCACCTCTTTGCACAAGTGCAATCGGGCCTCCCCACCCTCTTCTCCAATGCTAAACATCcataccctggagaaggccagaggggggaggagaaagaggagaataagGATCCCAAAGAACCTCTTTGGCTGAGTGATCATCCTGTTCCCCAGGATGTCTTTCTGGTTGGTGTCGGGTTTCTGGAAACTGCTGCCAATTCTGTGGCCGCTTGGGTGGGTGTGGATGTACATCAGCTTCCACTGTCATGAAACTCACCTGTAGCCCCAGGAAGGTTATGTTTGGAACACTCATTAAATGATTATAAATATCTTGGTCAAGTGTTTTACTGGTGGGCGGGAAGAAGGTCCAGTAGCCAGTACCCAGATGCCCTCTCATCCTGATTGTCAGCCGAGGAGCCATGGCAGAGGGGCGGCATCGAGGCCCGGGAAGCCAGGCCAGGTGGCTGCATTCCATCCTGATGCGGAATGGTGCCCCCACTTCCGTCTGTGGGGGTGAGAGCCTGGAAGTAGGTGAGGAGAGGGCTGTGAGGAGGAAAAGCAGCGTCTGCCAGGGTCTGGTTAGGCTTCACTAGACATTCAGACACAGCAGACCATGCACACCCAATGTGGGAGTCACTTAGGATGCTCAGCAGGCTGGCACGGCCGCACCACGTGACTTCTTCCACAGGAGGAGTCCGCACATCGGCTCAGGGGCCGTTCTCTTCCCCAAGTGACTGCTCAGGGGTGAGGAGGTGACACCCCCATCGGTAGTTGTGGGGCCTGCTTTGGCTTAGGAGCCCCATAGGAAccgttatcttttttatatacatatattttctggAGGGATgtatttctcatatttttttatttggctgctctgggtcttacttgtggcatgtgagatctagttccctgaccagagattgaacccaggccccctgctttgggaggtggagtcttagccactgagccaccagggacgtgcCCATTATCTTCTAAACAGCCAATAGGCAAGTTCCCAGGTTCCCTCAAGGAACCTGCCCGGTCATAGGAGCCATCGCACTCAGGGAGGCCTCGCTGTGGTGTCCTAACAGTTTAGTTCATCCAGGGTCCTTCCAGTCCAGATCTGAGGTTGTTTTTACCCATCCACAGTTTTGCTGAGTATCACCGCTGACATTGAGCCTTTATCTAGCTTTCAGGGAAAGAGAGCTGGAAAATTAACTCAAGGTCAAATTTGTTCTTAGGAAAGGAGAAGgagttttaactttttcttcaCAGGGAGACAGCGGTGCAGACCTGACTCCTGtgggggaaagaaggaaaaggggcCTGAGGAGGTGGGGCCTCGGGCTGTAGCTTGGTTGCAAGAGTTGTGCAGGCTGACCTGGAGTCGCTGAGGCAACGCTGTGGGTTAGGTGAGTATGCCGGTCACTGGCTGAAGAGTTCTTAGTCTGTAGGGTGAGGATCATAGGCTGGGGTGGTTGTAAGGCATTCAGGAAATTATCTATGTAAACCTTTAGCATCACACTGGATGTCTGATATATTATTACAGGTCCAGAGTCCCATTCCCAAACCCTGAAGAACAGATGTGATTCcaaatctgaattttttaaaaaaaatatttggctgtgctgggtcttaggtgtggcatatgggatctttagttgtggcatctggcatgcaaactcttagttgcggtacgtggaatctagttcctgaccagggatagaacctgggtcccctgcattgggagtgtgaagtctatgccactggaccaccagggaagtccctccaaatTCTGAATTCCAGTAACCAGACACACTGGCGTGTCTGCACTGAAATGGATCTATATTCACGCTGAGTGGGACATGAGTTTTGGCACCAAAACTGAAAAGGCTTTTGGTTTTCAGAGCTTGGGGATTGTTGGGATTCTGTCTGGAATGTTGTGAATCATCCTTCTCTCCTGCTTGGAAACACCATCATTTTCCTTGGACTAGCCTTGCAGGAGTGGTGTGCTGAGGAATGGAATCAGGTCTGCGGTTCCACCACTGATGGTCTCTACAGAGCCCCCTCAGCCAGCTTCTTCCTTAAGGCTGATTCACCCGCAGCTAAGCAGACCCCCTCAATCCCCATATTGCAGACCCATCTCAGTTCCTGGCCTGGCAGCCTCTCTAAGGCTGATGGGAACATCCTGATTCACCATCCCCTACTGGTTGCTTCCCTTGGCATGTCGTTCTCATTCCAGAGGTGAAGGCTGTGGAGGCCTGGGGTAAGGAGCCCCAGTAAGCACTGAGGCTGAGAGTGTTTTCTGAAAAGGATAAAACGTAGATGAAGTTTCAGGTTTTGCAGAAAAGACACAGTTCACACACTGAGCAGACTTTAACAAGCAAAGAGCAGCAGGCAGGAAGCCAAACGCATGTGACTGTGCTTGGCCAGAGTCTGTTTGCTGCTCACACTCCAGGAACTGGCCCTGCCTCGTCATCAGCCCTGAACCCAAAGGGACTAGAGGAAGAGGAACTGTCAGAGTGGCAGGGAGGGCAGTGGGAGTGCCTTTGAGTGATGGTCCTGAATTTAAGACTTGATAACACAGTTCCCACCTGGGCTTCAGTTCTGGCCCTTCCACTTACCAGCtggatgaccttgggcaagtcatctaACCCCTCTGTGCCTCGTGTGTGGAATGGAGAGTTATCACACTTACCATTGATGGTGGTGAAGTCAAATGCTTTGGTCCATGTAAACGTGATCACAAAACCTAGCACGCAGTCATCTCTCAGTAAATGCCTGTGGTTATTATGTATATCTGTATTAGTTGCTCATGTCCaccactttgcaaccccatagactgtagcttgtcagactgctctgtccatgggattttccaggtaagaatactggagtgggttgccattcccttctccaggagatgctcccaactcagggatggaacccggtcctcctgcattgcaggcagattttttactgtctgagccaccagggaagccctggttattATAGCTGGTACTTAGAACCATTTGTCAGGTGCTAACCATTACGTGGTCAAGCCCAGGTCTGAACCCCAAACTGCTGCTTTCAAGTTCAgtcctctgggggaaaaaaaaattgaaaaaaatttaaggatatgtaagaaaaaaagattttcagaggCATAAGGTCTAGCACATAGGACTGTACCCCAAATTGAAGCTGTTCTCAGCTGAGGGTAGCCAAGGTGGGGCTGGGGCTCCACTGAGTTCCGTGGACTTGGGCAGAGCTGGGCTTGGagccacatacacacccacaatggcaccccactccagtactcttgcctggaaaatcccatagatggaggaccctggtgggctgcagtccacggggtcactaagagtcggagacgactgagcgacttcactttcacttttcacttgcatgcattggagaaggaaatggcaacccactccagtgttcttgcctggagaatcccagggacgggggagcctggtgagctgccgtctatggggtcacgcagagtcagacatgactgaagtgacttagcatgcagtagcacacacccacaccccccttaccaccaccccccaacaccacacacacccacaccccaggGAAAAAGAGGCCAGCGTTGAAGGGAGGCCTGAGGCAGTGTCTCTGCTGGGTGGGCTAGGAGAGAGAGCTGGACCCTGTCCCATGGTGGACGTGCACTGGGCAGGCTGGGAGGGGCCACACAGTACCTGCCATGTGTCCCCCTATCTGTGCTGAATGGACCTGTCCACGTAAGGACTGAAAAGTGCTTGCTGGAAACTTGGGGCCCTGCTCATGGAGAGAAAGATTCTGGCTTGGTGTCCACAGAAGctcttcatacacacacaccagccaGCCCACCCACCCACCCGCTGAGCAGATTTCCCCTCTTTTCTGAGGCAGCCACCCAGACCTGTTTTAATATAAGGGAAAGCTGCTCTGGGGCCTAGGTTAGTTACCTAGATCGCAGAGCACTGGCCAGCTCCCTTCACCTACATCACCCTCAAACTTTGTTGAGGCCTCATAGGCAAGCAGTGTGAAAATAAGACCACCCAAATGAGATCACCCAA is part of the Bubalus kerabau isolate K-KA32 ecotype Philippines breed swamp buffalo chromosome 20, PCC_UOA_SB_1v2, whole genome shotgun sequence genome and harbors:
- the POMGNT2 gene encoding protein O-linked-mannose beta-1,4-N-acetylglucosaminyltransferase 2 isoform X2 codes for the protein MHLSAVLNALLVSVLAAVLWKHVRLREHAASLEEELAVVRRATDPAPALRIDYPKALQILTEGGTHMVCTGRTHTDRLCRFKWLCYSSEAEEFIFFHGNASVMLPSLGSRRFQPALLDLSTVEDHNTQYFNFVELPAAALRFMPKPVFVPDVALIANRFNPDNLMHVFHDDLLPLFYTLRQFPGLAREARLFFMEGWGEGAHFDLYKLLSPKQPLLRAQLKALGRLLCFSHAFVGLSKVTTWYQYGFVQPQGPKANILVSGNEIRQFAHFLMEKLNVSQAGGPLGEEYILVFSRTQNRLILNEAELLLALAQEFQMKTVTVSLEDHAFADVVRLVSNASMLVSMHGAQLVTALFLPRGAAVVELFPYAVNPDHYTPYKTLATLPGMDLQYIAWQNTMPENTVTHPERPWDQGGIAHLDRAEQARILQSREVPRHLCCRNPEWLFRIYQDTKVDIPSLIQTIRRVVKGHPGPRKQKWTVSLYPGKVREARCQASVQGASEARLSVSWQIPWNLKYLKVREVKYEVWLQEQGENTYVPYMLALQNHTFTENIKPFTTYLVWIRCIFNKTLLGPFADVLVCST
- the POMGNT2 gene encoding protein O-linked-mannose beta-1,4-N-acetylglucosaminyltransferase 2 isoform X1; this translates as MVLGLRAGLCRSSGSPQGWVKPARLKLLPWGRRLSRAPGGARMHLSAVLNALLVSVLAAVLWKHVRLREHAASLEEELAVVRRATDPAPALRIDYPKALQILTEGGTHMVCTGRTHTDRLCRFKWLCYSSEAEEFIFFHGNASVMLPSLGSRRFQPALLDLSTVEDHNTQYFNFVELPAAALRFMPKPVFVPDVALIANRFNPDNLMHVFHDDLLPLFYTLRQFPGLAREARLFFMEGWGEGAHFDLYKLLSPKQPLLRAQLKALGRLLCFSHAFVGLSKVTTWYQYGFVQPQGPKANILVSGNEIRQFAHFLMEKLNVSQAGGPLGEEYILVFSRTQNRLILNEAELLLALAQEFQMKTVTVSLEDHAFADVVRLVSNASMLVSMHGAQLVTALFLPRGAAVVELFPYAVNPDHYTPYKTLATLPGMDLQYIAWQNTMPENTVTHPERPWDQGGIAHLDRAEQARILQSREVPRHLCCRNPEWLFRIYQDTKVDIPSLIQTIRRVVKGHPGPRKQKWTVSLYPGKVREARCQASVQGASEARLSVSWQIPWNLKYLKVREVKYEVWLQEQGENTYVPYMLALQNHTFTENIKPFTTYLVWIRCIFNKTLLGPFADVLVCST